In one Nicotiana tomentosiformis chromosome 6, ASM39032v3, whole genome shotgun sequence genomic region, the following are encoded:
- the LOC104113078 gene encoding nucleosome assembly protein 1;1 isoform X1 encodes MSNTKDNFNVADLTAALGAGDREDLVNALKNKLQDITGKPTNVLECLSPSVRKRVEVLKEIQSQHDELEAKFYEERAVLEAKYQKLYQPLYTKRFDIVNGVVEVNTSETEAAAMDQDEDEDAVGKGVPDFWLIAMKNNDVLSEEITERDEGALKFLKDIKWAKIDNPKGFKLEFFFDTNPYFTNTVLTKTYHMIDEDEPILEKALGTEIEWYPGKCLTQKILKKKPKKGSKNAKPITKTEQCESFFNFFSPPQVPEDEEDIDEDAAEELQSLMEQDYDIGSTIRDKIISHAVSWFTGEAAEDDFADLEDDDDDDEEDDDDEDEEEEDDEDDEDEEDEDDTNTKKKSSAVRKRGVRAHAPAGGQAGERPPECKQQ; translated from the exons CTTTGGGTGCTGGGGATAGAGAAGACCTTGTTAATGCTCTCAAG AATAAACTTCAGGATATCACGGGGAAGCCCACTAACGTGCTTGAATGTTTGTCGCCCAGTGTTAGAAAGCGTGTTGAAGTTCTGAAGGAGATTCAG TCTCAGCATGATGAATTGGAGGCAAAGTTTTATGAGGAGAGAGCTGTGCTTGAAGCCAAATACCAAAAGTTGTATCAGCCTCTATATACAAAG AGATTTGATATTGTGAACGGAGTTGTTGAAGTCAACACCTCAGAGACCGAGGCAGCAGCGATGGACCAGGACGAGGATGAAGATGCAGTGG GGAAAGGGGTCCCTGATTTCTGGCTCATTGCAATGAAGAATAATGATGTGCTCTCTGAGGAG ATTACAGAGCGAGATGAAGGAGCACTCAAATTTCTCAAGGATATAAAGTGGGCCAAGATTGATAATCCAAAGGGGTTTAAGCTTGAATTTTTCTTTGATACTAATCCTTACTTCACGAATACTGTACTGACTAAAACGTATCACATGATTGATGAAGATGAACCGATTCTGGAGAAGGCCTTAGG GACCGAGATAGAATGGTATCCCGGAAAATGTTTGACACAAAAGATTCTAAAGAAGAAGCCAAAGAAGGGGTCAAAGAATGCCAAGCCTATTACTAAAACAGAACAATGCGAAAGTTTCTTCAACTTCTTTAGTCCACCTCAAGTTCCAGAGGACGAAGAGGATATTGATGAAGATGCT GCTGAAGAACTTCAAAGTTTGATGGAACAAGACTATGATATTGG GTCAACTATTCGAGATAAGATTATCTCGCATGCGGTTTCTTGGTTCACTGGTGAAGCTGCTGAAGATGATTTTGCTGACCTGgaagatgacgatgatgatgatgaagaagatgatgatgacgaagatgaggaagaggaggatgatgaagatgatgaggACGAGGAGGATGAAGATGATACCAATACCAAGAAAAAG TCATCTGCTGTGCGCAAG AGGGGTGTTAGAGCACATGCACCAGCGGGTGGTCAGGCTGGTGAGAGGCCACCAGAGTGCAAACAACAGTAG
- the LOC104113078 gene encoding nucleosome assembly protein 1;1 isoform X2, with the protein MSNTKDNFNVADLTAALGAGDREDLVNALKNKLQDITGKPTNVLECLSPSVRKRVEVLKEIQARHDELEAKFYEERAVLEAKYQKLYQPLYTKRFDIVNGVVEVNTSETEAAAMDQDEDEDAVGKGVPDFWLIAMKNNDVLSEEITERDEGALKFLKDIKWAKIDNPKGFKLEFFFDTNPYFTNTVLTKTYHMIDEDEPILEKALGTEIEWYPGKCLTQKILKKKPKKGSKNAKPITKTEQCESFFNFFSPPQVPEDEEDIDEDAAEELQSLMEQDYDIGSTIRDKIISHAVSWFTGEAAEDDFADLEDDDDDDEEDDDDEDEEEEDDEDDEDEEDEDDTNTKKKSSAVRKRGVRAHAPAGGQAGERPPECKQQ; encoded by the exons CTTTGGGTGCTGGGGATAGAGAAGACCTTGTTAATGCTCTCAAG AATAAACTTCAGGATATCACGGGGAAGCCCACTAACGTGCTTGAATGTTTGTCGCCCAGTGTTAGAAAGCGTGTTGAAGTTCTGAAGGAGATTCAGGCACGT CATGATGAATTGGAGGCAAAGTTTTATGAGGAGAGAGCTGTGCTTGAAGCCAAATACCAAAAGTTGTATCAGCCTCTATATACAAAG AGATTTGATATTGTGAACGGAGTTGTTGAAGTCAACACCTCAGAGACCGAGGCAGCAGCGATGGACCAGGACGAGGATGAAGATGCAGTGG GGAAAGGGGTCCCTGATTTCTGGCTCATTGCAATGAAGAATAATGATGTGCTCTCTGAGGAG ATTACAGAGCGAGATGAAGGAGCACTCAAATTTCTCAAGGATATAAAGTGGGCCAAGATTGATAATCCAAAGGGGTTTAAGCTTGAATTTTTCTTTGATACTAATCCTTACTTCACGAATACTGTACTGACTAAAACGTATCACATGATTGATGAAGATGAACCGATTCTGGAGAAGGCCTTAGG GACCGAGATAGAATGGTATCCCGGAAAATGTTTGACACAAAAGATTCTAAAGAAGAAGCCAAAGAAGGGGTCAAAGAATGCCAAGCCTATTACTAAAACAGAACAATGCGAAAGTTTCTTCAACTTCTTTAGTCCACCTCAAGTTCCAGAGGACGAAGAGGATATTGATGAAGATGCT GCTGAAGAACTTCAAAGTTTGATGGAACAAGACTATGATATTGG GTCAACTATTCGAGATAAGATTATCTCGCATGCGGTTTCTTGGTTCACTGGTGAAGCTGCTGAAGATGATTTTGCTGACCTGgaagatgacgatgatgatgatgaagaagatgatgatgacgaagatgaggaagaggaggatgatgaagatgatgaggACGAGGAGGATGAAGATGATACCAATACCAAGAAAAAG TCATCTGCTGTGCGCAAG AGGGGTGTTAGAGCACATGCACCAGCGGGTGGTCAGGCTGGTGAGAGGCCACCAGAGTGCAAACAACAGTAG
- the LOC104113077 gene encoding putative transcription factor bHLH041: MEVENDAITRSSHNQIQENLARDYRLATQKATAFRRFIRSNLVPILAHKQNMLNRSITFFNNLYLMRRQEQIQVKSTQVHHMISERRRREKLNENFQQLRSLLPPGTKKDKASVLAATTENIISLKAQVEELSKRNEILEAQLLKKKEASEFSSGSGKLVVQIINISESTSEARIVELQVIVKGKCSKLDLVIRLLEFLKMADNVSIGSVEANTRMVQSCPVTLVTLRLRIQGDEWDESAFLEAAKKVAGDMEIIG, from the exons ATGGAAGTCGAAAATGATGCAATAACAAGATCATCACATAACCAAATTCAAGAGAATTTGGCACGAGATTATCGATTAGCTACACAAAAGGCTACTGCATTCAGAAGATTTATTAGATCAAATTTAGTTCCAATATTAGCTCATAAACAAAACATGTTGAATAGATCCATAACATTTTTCAACAACTTGTATTTGATGAGGAGGCAAGAACAGATTCAGGTGAAAAGCACTCAAGTTCATCACATGATTTCGGAGAGAAGAAGACGCGAAAAACTTAATGAGAATTTTCAACAACTGAGATCTTTGCTCCCTCCTGGAACTAAG AAGGACAAAGCATCAGTTCTTGCTGCTACAACAGAAAACATAATTTCTTTGAAAGCTCAAGTGGAAGAACTAAGTAAAAGGAATGAAATATTGGAAGCACAacttttgaaaaagaaagaagcCTCTGAGTTCTCAAGTGGAAGTGGAAAACTAGTTGTTCAGATAATAAATATAAGTGAATCAACATCAGAAGCAAGAATTGTGGAATTGCAAGTTATAGTAAAGGGAAAATGCAGCAAATTGGATTTGGTTATTCGTTTGCTGGAATTCTTGAAAATGGCTGACAATGTAAGCATAGGGTCAGTAGAAGCAAATACTAGGATGGTTCAATCATGTCCAGTTACTCTAGTAACCTTGAGATTAAGAATCcag GGAGACGAATGGGACGAATCTGCTTTCCTGGAAGCAGCCAAAAAGGTTGCTGGAGACATGGAAATTATTGGCTAA
- the LOC104113078 gene encoding nucleosome assembly protein 1;1 isoform X3 yields the protein MSNTKDNFNVADLTAALGAGDREDLVNALKNKLQDITGKPTNVLECLSPSVRKRVEVLKEIQSQHDELEAKFYEERAVLEAKYQKLYQPLYTKRFDIVNGVVEVNTSETEAAAMDQDEDEDAVGKGVPDFWLIAMKNNDVLSEEITERDEGALKFLKDIKWAKIDNPKGFKLEFFFDTNPYFTNTVLTKTYHMIDEDEPILEKALGTEIEWYPGKCLTQKILKKKPKKGSKNAKPITKTEQCESFFNFFSPPQVPEDEEDIDEDAAEELQSLMEQDYDIGSTIRDKIISHAVSWFTGEAAEDDFADLEDDDDDDEEDDDDEDEEEEDDEDDEDEEDEDDTNTKKKVLINFHRGVRAHAPAGGQAGERPPECKQQ from the exons CTTTGGGTGCTGGGGATAGAGAAGACCTTGTTAATGCTCTCAAG AATAAACTTCAGGATATCACGGGGAAGCCCACTAACGTGCTTGAATGTTTGTCGCCCAGTGTTAGAAAGCGTGTTGAAGTTCTGAAGGAGATTCAG TCTCAGCATGATGAATTGGAGGCAAAGTTTTATGAGGAGAGAGCTGTGCTTGAAGCCAAATACCAAAAGTTGTATCAGCCTCTATATACAAAG AGATTTGATATTGTGAACGGAGTTGTTGAAGTCAACACCTCAGAGACCGAGGCAGCAGCGATGGACCAGGACGAGGATGAAGATGCAGTGG GGAAAGGGGTCCCTGATTTCTGGCTCATTGCAATGAAGAATAATGATGTGCTCTCTGAGGAG ATTACAGAGCGAGATGAAGGAGCACTCAAATTTCTCAAGGATATAAAGTGGGCCAAGATTGATAATCCAAAGGGGTTTAAGCTTGAATTTTTCTTTGATACTAATCCTTACTTCACGAATACTGTACTGACTAAAACGTATCACATGATTGATGAAGATGAACCGATTCTGGAGAAGGCCTTAGG GACCGAGATAGAATGGTATCCCGGAAAATGTTTGACACAAAAGATTCTAAAGAAGAAGCCAAAGAAGGGGTCAAAGAATGCCAAGCCTATTACTAAAACAGAACAATGCGAAAGTTTCTTCAACTTCTTTAGTCCACCTCAAGTTCCAGAGGACGAAGAGGATATTGATGAAGATGCT GCTGAAGAACTTCAAAGTTTGATGGAACAAGACTATGATATTGG GTCAACTATTCGAGATAAGATTATCTCGCATGCGGTTTCTTGGTTCACTGGTGAAGCTGCTGAAGATGATTTTGCTGACCTGgaagatgacgatgatgatgatgaagaagatgatgatgacgaagatgaggaagaggaggatgatgaagatgatgaggACGAGGAGGATGAAGATGATACCAATACCAAGAAAAAGGTACTAATTAACTTCCAT AGGGGTGTTAGAGCACATGCACCAGCGGGTGGTCAGGCTGGTGAGAGGCCACCAGAGTGCAAACAACAGTAG